A region from the Geobacter benzoatilyticus genome encodes:
- a CDS encoding efflux RND transporter periplasmic adaptor subunit, translated as MANEDLGKLKIDKGTPVRSGVRRGKRFWITAACVAALLVALFVSGVLSPAVTVETGTVTQVYPSQAYTLLNASGYVVAQRKAAVAAKITGRLEWLGVEEGSRVKQGEILARLENQDAAASRDQAAATLKTSRASLEEARAELTDATLSFERQKKLLKEGIVARADYDAAEARYLRARAAVSGAKSSIAASEAALRGAEVNLEYSFIRAPFDAVVLTKNADIGDIVTPVGASANAKAAVVTIADLASLLVEADVSESNLETVRVGQPCEIQLDALPEARFRGRVHMVVPTADRSKATVLVKVRFEKLDPRVLPEMSAKVAFLQRPVAPGEEKPRTAVNPAAVVEREGRKALFLVKGDRVAETPVTVGAKFGDMLEITSGAKPGDRIALKPLDKLKDGAKIKTAEK; from the coding sequence ATGGCGAACGAAGACCTGGGCAAACTCAAGATCGACAAGGGCACTCCAGTCCGTTCCGGCGTACGGCGCGGAAAGCGTTTCTGGATTACGGCGGCCTGTGTGGCGGCATTGCTTGTTGCCCTCTTTGTGAGCGGCGTTCTTTCCCCGGCGGTTACGGTGGAAACGGGAACCGTGACCCAGGTCTATCCTTCACAGGCCTACACGCTCCTTAACGCCAGCGGTTATGTGGTTGCCCAGCGAAAGGCCGCAGTGGCGGCCAAGATCACCGGACGCCTCGAATGGCTGGGGGTGGAGGAGGGGAGCCGCGTGAAGCAGGGAGAAATCCTTGCCCGTCTGGAAAATCAGGATGCAGCCGCCAGCCGGGACCAGGCTGCCGCCACTCTTAAAACCTCCCGGGCGAGCCTCGAAGAGGCCCGGGCTGAGCTAACCGATGCGACCCTTTCCTTCGAGCGGCAGAAAAAGCTCCTGAAGGAAGGGATTGTCGCCAGGGCCGACTACGATGCCGCCGAAGCCCGCTATCTCCGCGCAAGGGCGGCAGTGTCCGGGGCAAAGTCCTCGATTGCCGCATCGGAAGCTGCCCTGAGAGGGGCGGAGGTGAATCTGGAATACTCATTCATCCGGGCGCCCTTCGATGCCGTAGTCCTCACCAAGAACGCCGACATCGGCGACATCGTCACTCCTGTTGGGGCCTCCGCCAATGCCAAGGCCGCCGTGGTTACCATTGCCGACCTTGCCTCGCTCCTGGTGGAGGCCGATGTCTCCGAATCGAACCTGGAGACGGTGCGGGTGGGGCAACCCTGCGAGATACAGCTCGATGCCCTTCCCGAAGCCCGTTTCCGGGGGAGGGTTCACATGGTGGTTCCCACGGCGGACCGCTCCAAGGCGACGGTGCTCGTGAAGGTCCGCTTCGAGAAGCTCGACCCGCGAGTCCTGCCGGAGATGAGCGCCAAGGTGGCTTTTCTCCAGCGCCCGGTGGCGCCAGGGGAGGAGAAGCCCAGGACGGCCGTGAACCCTGCCGCAGTGGTGGAGCGGGAAGGGCGGAAGGCGTTATTTCTCGTGAAGGGTGATCGGGTTGCTGAAACCCCCGTCACCGTCGGGGCAAAGTTCGGCGACATGCTGGAGATAACATCCGGTGCAAAGCCCGGCGACAGGATCGCCCTCAAGCCCCTCGACAAGCTCAAGGACGGGGCGAAGATCAAGACGGCGGAGAAGTAG
- a CDS encoding type 1 glutamine amidotransferase domain-containing protein: protein MRALIISADQFEDSELLVPYYRLLEEGIPVDIASINRGTITGKHGYEVQADKILAEVDPEKYAILVLPGGKAPAAIRQESTALEICRSFFAHNKPVAAICHGPQVLISAGLLTGKRATCYKSVADEMRQAGALYEDSEVVVDGNLITSREPSDIPAFMGEMIKKLKG from the coding sequence ATGAGGGCACTCATAATAAGCGCTGATCAGTTTGAGGATTCCGAACTTCTCGTCCCCTATTACCGCCTTCTCGAAGAGGGAATACCGGTGGATATTGCATCCATCAACCGCGGGACGATTACCGGAAAGCACGGTTACGAGGTGCAGGCCGACAAGATCCTTGCTGAGGTTGATCCGGAAAAATATGCCATCCTTGTATTGCCCGGAGGCAAGGCTCCGGCGGCCATTCGTCAAGAGTCCACCGCCCTTGAGATATGCCGCAGCTTCTTTGCCCACAACAAGCCCGTTGCCGCCATCTGCCACGGTCCGCAGGTTCTCATCAGCGCCGGGCTCCTGACCGGGAAACGGGCCACCTGCTACAAATCCGTCGCCGACGAAATGCGTCAGGCCGGCGCCCTTTACGAAGACAGCGAGGTTGTCGTCGATGGCAATCTGATAACCTCCCGCGAACCGTCGGACATTCCTGCATTCATGGGGGAGATGATAAAGAAGCTCAAGGGGTAG
- a CDS encoding superoxide dismutase, translated as MAYEAKDYAKLLGMEGFSEALLKNHFTLYQGYVTNTNKVLDILDGMLKAGNTAAPEYAELKRRLGWEFNGMRLHEYYFENLGGKGGIDQTGKLAAKIAADFGSVEAWEKDFRATGAMRGIGWAVLYQDSASGKLMNFWINEHDVAHPAGCTPILIMDVFEHAFMLDYGLKRADYIEAFFKNIDWKAAETRLK; from the coding sequence ATGGCCTATGAAGCAAAGGATTACGCGAAACTGCTCGGCATGGAGGGGTTCAGCGAGGCGCTCCTGAAAAACCATTTCACCCTGTACCAGGGTTATGTAACCAATACCAACAAGGTGCTGGACATCCTCGACGGTATGCTGAAGGCGGGCAACACCGCGGCCCCCGAGTATGCGGAGCTCAAGCGCCGCCTCGGCTGGGAGTTCAACGGCATGAGGCTCCACGAATACTACTTCGAGAACCTTGGGGGCAAGGGGGGAATCGACCAGACCGGCAAGCTGGCTGCAAAGATTGCCGCCGATTTCGGGAGCGTAGAGGCTTGGGAGAAGGATTTCAGGGCCACCGGCGCCATGCGCGGCATCGGCTGGGCCGTTCTCTACCAGGACTCGGCCAGCGGCAAGCTGATGAATTTCTGGATTAATGAGCATGACGTGGCCCATCCGGCCGGCTGCACGCCGATCCTGATCATGGATGTGTTCGAGCATGCCTTCATGCTCGATTACGGGCTCAAGCGGGCCGACTACATCGAGGCCTTCTTCAAGAACATCGACTGGAAGGCGGCAGAGACACGGTTGAAGTAA
- a CDS encoding DUF503 domain-containing protein — protein MFVHSLYVHMHLQSTSLKGKRGIVKSILARVRQRFNVSAIEADLQDVPGETVLAFALIHQTRSGGRNLLERVEEWIAEERPDVEIVASEIEER, from the coding sequence ATGTTCGTTCACTCCCTCTACGTCCATATGCACCTCCAGAGCACTTCCCTCAAGGGGAAGCGTGGGATTGTGAAGAGCATCCTCGCCCGGGTGCGGCAGCGCTTCAATGTCTCTGCCATCGAGGCTGATCTCCAGGACGTTCCCGGCGAGACGGTTCTGGCCTTTGCGCTTATCCACCAGACCAGATCCGGCGGCAGGAACCTACTGGAGCGGGTTGAGGAGTGGATTGCCGAGGAGCGTCCCGATGTGGAAATCGTTGCCTCAGAGATTGAAGAACGATAG